One Lacticaseibacillus rhamnosus genomic window carries:
- the dnaA gene encoding chromosomal replication initiator protein DnaA produces MPNLEELWAYLNDKFREELTPVGYSTWIQTAKPVKLTQDKLEIEVPASLHKAYWEKNLVTKVVEGVYEFAQLEVDPVIMTKDELQPASTHQHQVTDDDDDQQLTFKAKTHLNPKYTFDRFVIGKGNQMAHAAALAVAEAPGTTYNPLFIYGGVGLGKTHLMQAIGNLVLENNPAANIKYVTSENFANDFINSIQTKQQEQFRQEYRNVDLLLVDDIQFFGDKEATQEEFFHTFNTLYENMKQIVLTSDRLPNEIPKLQERLVSRFNKGLSVDVTPPDLETRIAILRNKANAEDLSIPDDTLSYIAGQIESNVRDLEGALVRVQAFSTMKNEDITTSLAADALKALKLDDRSGQLTIPQILDAVAKYFQVTVQDLKGKKRVKQIVIPRQIAMYLAREMTDNSLPKIGQEIGGKDHTTVIHAHEKIMAAMTTNEDLKAHVVELRNILKNRG; encoded by the coding sequence ATGCCCAATTTAGAGGAGCTTTGGGCTTACCTGAATGATAAATTCCGTGAAGAGTTGACCCCAGTCGGTTACAGCACATGGATTCAAACAGCCAAGCCGGTCAAATTGACCCAAGATAAACTCGAAATCGAAGTACCTGCATCTTTGCACAAGGCTTACTGGGAGAAAAATCTGGTTACCAAAGTGGTGGAAGGCGTCTATGAGTTTGCCCAATTAGAAGTCGATCCTGTCATCATGACCAAAGACGAGTTGCAGCCCGCTTCCACGCATCAGCATCAAGTAACCGATGACGATGATGACCAACAACTGACCTTTAAGGCAAAAACGCATTTAAACCCGAAATATACTTTTGACCGCTTCGTGATTGGTAAGGGTAACCAAATGGCTCACGCGGCGGCTTTAGCAGTAGCTGAGGCGCCTGGTACGACTTACAACCCGCTGTTTATTTACGGCGGCGTTGGCTTGGGAAAAACGCATTTGATGCAGGCGATCGGGAATCTGGTCTTGGAAAATAATCCCGCTGCCAACATTAAATATGTCACCAGCGAGAATTTTGCCAATGACTTCATTAATTCCATCCAAACAAAACAGCAAGAACAATTTCGTCAAGAGTACCGAAATGTTGACTTGCTGTTGGTTGATGATATTCAATTCTTCGGTGACAAAGAAGCCACGCAAGAAGAGTTCTTCCATACATTTAATACGTTATACGAAAATATGAAGCAAATCGTCCTAACCAGTGATCGCCTGCCTAATGAGATTCCTAAGTTGCAGGAACGTCTGGTATCTCGCTTCAATAAAGGATTATCCGTTGACGTCACCCCGCCGGATCTTGAAACCCGTATCGCCATCTTACGCAATAAAGCCAATGCAGAAGATCTCAGTATTCCGGATGACACGCTTTCATACATTGCCGGGCAAATTGAAAGTAACGTCCGTGATCTTGAAGGGGCGCTGGTTCGGGTTCAGGCCTTTTCAACGATGAAGAACGAGGACATCACAACCAGTTTAGCGGCAGATGCACTAAAAGCCCTTAAGCTCGACGATCGCAGCGGTCAACTCACCATTCCGCAGATTCTCGATGCGGTCGCCAAATATTTTCAAGTCACCGTTCAGGATCTAAAAGGCAAAAAGCGGGTTAAACAAATTGTTATTCCCCGGCAAATCGCCATGTACTTAGCACGAGAGATGACCGACAATAGCTTACCGAAAATCGGCCAGGAAATTGGCGGAAAAGATCACACGACTGTCATTCACGCCCACGAAAAAATCATGGCTGCCATGACCACCAACGAAGATTTAAAAGCACATGTGGTCGAACTACGAAATATCCTGAAAAATCGTGGTTAA
- the dnaN gene encoding DNA polymerase III subunit beta, whose translation MKFTITRSTFLKTLNDVSRAISTKTTIPILTGLKIVLNDTGLVLTGSDADISIESTINAADESNDLQIGSTGEIVLPARFFSEIVKRLPESTMTVEVKDNFQTVITSGASEFTIRGEDANNYPRLPEITADEALSVPADVLRQLINQTVIAVSTQESRPILTGVHLTITGDQLVAVATDSHRLSQRTLTLPAASNIDYDIIIPGKSLTELSRMLGDDVTKIEIRIAENQVLFVFGQTAFYSRLLEGNYPDTSRLIPTSSNTQAEFDAPALLASIQRASLLSHESSNNVVRLVLNIGEQKATIYGNSPDVGNVEEVLSFNKLTGQDLEISFNPDYMKDALQGFGQTAIEVDFTAPLRPFTLVPTEDKEKFIQLITPVRTF comes from the coding sequence ATGAAATTTACGATTACCCGATCCACATTCTTGAAAACCTTGAATGACGTTTCCCGGGCTATTTCAACCAAAACCACGATCCCGATTTTGACAGGGTTAAAAATCGTGCTCAATGATACAGGGCTAGTGCTGACCGGTAGTGATGCTGATATTTCGATTGAGTCAACCATTAACGCTGCTGATGAAAGTAACGATTTACAAATCGGCAGCACTGGTGAAATTGTATTACCAGCGCGCTTCTTCAGCGAAATCGTTAAACGGCTGCCAGAAAGCACCATGACAGTAGAAGTAAAGGACAATTTTCAAACGGTCATTACTTCAGGGGCTTCCGAGTTTACGATTCGTGGAGAAGATGCGAACAACTATCCGCGTCTACCGGAAATTACCGCAGATGAAGCCTTATCTGTTCCGGCTGACGTCTTGCGCCAACTGATTAACCAAACCGTTATCGCCGTGTCCACTCAGGAAAGTCGGCCAATTCTGACCGGGGTGCATTTAACGATTACCGGCGATCAACTCGTTGCCGTTGCGACCGATTCGCATCGGTTATCGCAACGTACCCTAACTTTGCCAGCAGCAAGCAATATCGATTACGACATCATCATTCCTGGTAAAAGTCTGACAGAACTAAGTCGCATGTTAGGTGACGATGTGACTAAAATCGAAATTCGCATTGCCGAGAACCAGGTATTATTTGTATTTGGCCAAACCGCCTTTTATTCGCGGTTACTTGAAGGCAATTATCCAGACACGAGTCGCCTTATTCCAACATCCAGCAATACGCAAGCCGAGTTCGATGCGCCGGCACTGCTAGCTTCCATTCAGCGGGCCAGCTTGCTGAGTCACGAAAGCAGCAATAACGTCGTGCGTTTAGTCCTCAACATTGGCGAGCAAAAAGCAACCATCTATGGTAATTCGCCAGATGTCGGGAATGTCGAAGAAGTCTTAAGCTTCAACAAGCTGACCGGTCAGGATCTGGAAATCTCCTTCAACCCTGATTACATGAAGGACGCGCTGCAAGGCTTTGGCCAAACAGCGATTGAAGTTGACTTTACGGCACCGCTGCGGCCATTCACCTTGGTTCCAACCGAAGATAAAGAGAAGTTTATTCAGTTGATTACGCCGGTGCGGACGTTCTAG